One segment of Fuscovulum ytuae DNA contains the following:
- a CDS encoding RraA family protein has product MPVTIHRDNLPPAPDLSAWAKIPVAIAVDTVPAARQIDPDIRPLRPAGLQPRLMGRAVTVDCHAPDFGAVLHALDLVQAGEVLVIAARGHRDHAMIGDILSGHLRAKRAAGVIVDGAIRDTGTIGQWEDFAAFARHITPRGPTGAEAGAVNGPVPFGGITIHPGDLILGDDDGLVCLPPETWEAGLAPALAKLALEDRWIDALRHGTAAQAFGLPAPFRGRITP; this is encoded by the coding sequence ATGCCCGTCACGATCCACCGCGATAACCTTCCCCCCGCACCCGATCTTTCCGCTTGGGCCAAGATCCCCGTCGCCATCGCGGTGGACACGGTCCCCGCTGCGCGCCAGATCGACCCCGACATCCGCCCCCTGCGGCCTGCGGGACTGCAGCCCCGCCTCATGGGCCGTGCCGTCACAGTGGATTGCCACGCCCCCGATTTCGGCGCGGTCCTCCATGCGCTCGATCTTGTGCAGGCAGGAGAGGTGCTGGTCATCGCCGCGCGCGGCCACCGCGATCATGCGATGATCGGCGATATCCTGTCGGGCCATCTGCGCGCCAAGAGGGCGGCGGGGGTCATCGTCGATGGCGCGATCCGCGATACGGGAACCATCGGCCAATGGGAGGATTTTGCAGCCTTCGCCCGACACATCACCCCACGTGGGCCGACCGGGGCCGAAGCTGGGGCCGTAAACGGCCCTGTCCCGTTCGGCGGCATCACGATCCATCCGGGCGACCTGATCCTTGGCGATGACGATGGCCTCGTCTGCCTGCCGCCTGAGACATGGGAGGCGGGGCTCGCCCCCGCCCTTGCCAAGCTTGCGCTGGAAGATCGCTGGATCGACGCCCTGCGCCACGGCACCGCCGCACAGGCCTTCGGCCTGCCCGCCCCCTTCCGCGGCCGCATCACCCCGTAG
- the mraY gene encoding phospho-N-acetylmuramoyl-pentapeptide-transferase, which yields MFYWLTAFSDGGDIFNLFRYQTVRAGGAFLTALIFGFVFGRPLIDLLRRKQKKGQPIRDDGPAGHFAKAGTPTMGGLLILSALVVSTLLWARLDNPYVWIVLLVTLAFGLIGFADDYAKVTKQNTKGVPGRVRFGAGLVIAALATYAASSFHPGPLTNQLAFPFFKDLLLNLWWFFIPFGMVVIVGAANAVNLTDGLDGLAIMPVMIAAGTFGVIAYVVGNANYTDYLGVHFVPGTGELLIFCAALFGGGMGFLWYNAPPAAVFMGDTGSLALGGALGAIAVCTKHEIVLAIVGGLFVVEALSVIIQVAYFKRTGKRVFLMAPIHHHFEKKGWAEPQIVIRFWIISLILALIGLATLKVR from the coding sequence ATGTTCTACTGGCTGACCGCCTTTTCCGACGGGGGCGATATCTTCAACCTGTTCCGCTATCAGACGGTGCGGGCCGGGGGGGCGTTCCTGACGGCGCTGATCTTCGGCTTCGTCTTTGGGCGGCCCCTGATCGACCTGCTGCGCAGGAAACAGAAGAAAGGCCAGCCTATTCGCGATGATGGCCCTGCGGGCCATTTCGCCAAGGCGGGGACGCCGACGATGGGGGGCCTTTTGATCCTGTCGGCGCTGGTGGTTTCGACGCTGCTTTGGGCGCGGTTGGATAACCCCTATGTCTGGATCGTCCTTCTGGTGACGCTGGCCTTCGGGTTGATCGGCTTTGCCGATGACTATGCCAAGGTCACGAAGCAGAACACCAAGGGCGTGCCGGGGCGGGTGCGGTTCGGCGCGGGGCTGGTGATCGCGGCGCTGGCGACCTATGCGGCGTCAAGTTTTCATCCCGGTCCGCTGACCAATCAGCTGGCCTTCCCCTTCTTCAAGGACCTGCTGTTGAACCTGTGGTGGTTCTTCATTCCCTTCGGGATGGTGGTCATCGTGGGGGCGGCCAATGCGGTGAACCTGACCGATGGTCTGGATGGGTTGGCCATCATGCCGGTGATGATCGCGGCAGGCACCTTCGGCGTGATCGCCTATGTGGTGGGGAACGCCAATTACACCGATTATCTGGGCGTGCATTTCGTGCCCGGTACGGGGGAGCTTTTGATCTTCTGCGCGGCGCTGTTTGGCGGCGGTATGGGGTTCCTGTGGTATAACGCGCCGCCGGCGGCGGTGTTCATGGGGGATACCGGATCGCTGGCCCTGGGCGGGGCCTTGGGGGCGATTGCGGTCTGCACCAAGCACGAGATCGTGCTGGCCATCGTGGGCGGGCTGTTCGTGGTGGAGGCGCTGAGCGTCATCATCCAGGTTGCCTATTTCAAGCGGACGGGAAAACGCGTCTTCCTGATGGCGCCGATCCACCACCATTTCGAAAAGAAGGGCTGGGCCGAGCCGCAGATCGTGATCCGGTTCTGGATCATCTCGCTGATCCTTGCGCTGATCGGGCTTGCGACGTTGAAGGTCCGGTGA
- a CDS encoding UDP-N-acetylmuramoyl-tripeptide--D-alanyl-D-alanine ligase, producing the protein MMVLWRSEDAARATGGRATRPFAATGVSIDTRTLRAGELFVALKDLRDGHDFVAAALAKGAAAALVSRIPEGVAEDAPLLIVPDVLRALEDLGRAARARTKARVVGITGSVGKTSTKEMLRAVLGGQGRVHAAEASYNNHWGVPLTLARMPEETEFAVIEIGMNHPGEIAPLARMADLDVAMITTVAPAHLEAFDSVEGIAREKASILDGLRAGGVAVLNADIDTAPILRAKAEALGLRAVMFGAVEGAEWRILSVSLSDGATVVRAMRRGEPILFKVLSPGRHFAANALGALAVAEALGCDPAIAACDIGRWSPPAGRGTRERIVMDTLEDTGFDLFDDAFNANPASMAAALDVLIAAEPENGIGRLATGRRIAVLGDMLELGPQEAALHAAIARHPGLEKVALIHCVGPRMRALWQALPRAQRGEWVETAGELAARARSLIDAGDIVLVKGSKGSKVSLVVDGLRKLGQAGAPKNEGTE; encoded by the coding sequence CTGATGGTGTTGTGGCGGTCCGAGGATGCGGCAAGGGCAACCGGGGGGCGGGCGACGAGGCCCTTTGCCGCAACGGGCGTGTCGATCGACACGCGGACCTTGCGGGCGGGAGAACTGTTCGTTGCCTTGAAGGATCTGCGCGACGGGCATGATTTCGTGGCAGCCGCGCTGGCCAAGGGGGCGGCGGCGGCCTTGGTGTCGCGTATCCCTGAGGGGGTGGCCGAGGATGCGCCGCTGCTGATCGTGCCGGATGTGCTGCGCGCGCTGGAGGATCTGGGGCGGGCGGCGCGGGCGCGGACCAAGGCGCGAGTCGTGGGGATCACCGGATCGGTCGGCAAGACATCGACGAAAGAGATGCTGCGCGCGGTTTTGGGTGGGCAGGGGCGCGTGCATGCGGCAGAGGCGAGCTACAACAACCATTGGGGCGTGCCCCTGACGCTGGCGCGGATGCCGGAAGAGACGGAGTTCGCGGTGATCGAGATCGGGATGAACCATCCCGGTGAGATCGCGCCCTTGGCGCGGATGGCCGATCTGGATGTGGCGATGATCACAACGGTCGCACCTGCGCATCTTGAGGCCTTTGACAGCGTGGAAGGCATCGCGCGCGAGAAGGCGTCGATCCTTGACGGGCTGCGGGCGGGCGGGGTGGCGGTTCTGAATGCCGATATCGACACTGCACCGATCCTGCGCGCCAAGGCCGAAGCGCTGGGCCTGCGGGCGGTGATGTTCGGCGCAGTGGAGGGGGCGGAGTGGCGCATCCTTTCGGTCAGCCTATCGGATGGGGCGACGGTGGTGCGCGCCATGCGGCGGGGGGAGCCGATCCTTTTCAAGGTGCTGTCGCCGGGGCGGCATTTCGCGGCCAATGCCCTTGGCGCGCTGGCGGTGGCCGAGGCTTTGGGCTGCGATCCGGCGATTGCGGCCTGTGACATCGGGCGCTGGTCCCCGCCTGCGGGGCGCGGAACGCGTGAGCGGATCGTGATGGATACGCTGGAGGATACGGGGTTCGATCTGTTTGACGATGCCTTCAACGCCAATCCTGCCAGCATGGCGGCGGCGCTGGATGTGCTGATCGCGGCAGAGCCCGAGAACGGGATCGGGCGGCTGGCGACGGGGCGGCGGATCGCGGTTCTGGGCGATATGCTGGAACTGGGGCCGCAAGAGGCGGCGCTGCATGCGGCGATTGCGCGGCATCCAGGGTTGGAAAAGGTTGCGCTGATCCATTGCGTGGGGCCGCGCATGCGCGCGCTGTGGCAGGCGTTGCCGCGCGCGCAGCGGGGCGAATGGGTCGAAACGGCAGGTGAATTGGCGGCAAGGGCGCGGTCCTTGATCGATGCCGGGGATATCGTGCTGGTGAAGGGATCGAAAGGGTCCAAGGTGAGTCTGGTTGTTGACGGCTTGCGCAAACTGGGGCAGGCGGGGGCGCCGAAGAACGAGGGGACCGAGTAA